A region of the Desulfovibrio desulfuricans genome:
ACGGCTGCTGGAGCAGACGGGAAGCGGTTACCATGGCGCAGCGCATGGAAAAATATTCCCTCCGCTGGCTTGAAGAGCCCGTCAGCCCCATGGATGATTATGATGGTCTGAGCTTCATACGCGAACGCAGCAACATCAGCATTGCCGCAGGCGAAAATGAATACACCCACTATGGCTTCAAAACCCTGATTGAAAAAAACGCCGTTGATATTTTACAGCCCGACGTTATCAAGGCCGGAGGATTGTCCTGCTGCCGCAAAATTCTGGGCATGGCAGAAGCCTGGAATATTCCCCTGATAACCCACTCGTTCTATTACGGCGCAGGTGTGGCGGCCACAGCCCATTTTGTCATGGCAAACCCCTTTGGCAACGAAATGGAAATCTGCACCACCCCCATTGAAGAAAGCTTCATCAGCCCGGATTTCCGGCCTGTCCACGGCAAAATAACAGTTTCTGACGCGCCGGGGCTGGGCATAGACGTGAATGAGGATGTTGTTAAGCATTACCGTATAGACATTTGATCAACCCCGCTTGGCAAAGGTGGGCAAGCATTCAGCGCAGGGGACAAAACATGCGGTATGCCATCAACTGTCAGATTGACCGCCTTTCGTCTGAAATTGTGCGCCAGTACGCTGATCTGGCTGTTGCGGACATCTGCGACGCTCTGGGCCGCAACGCCGCCCTGCCGTCAGCGCTCAAGCCCTTTAACAACAACCGCATTCTGGGTACAGCCTATACCGTCAATCTGCCAGCAAGTGAAAATCTGCTGCTCTACTATGCTGTAGACAACGCCAGACCCGGCGACGTGCTGGTAATATCCTGCGCGGGCTATACGGAAAGAGCCGTAGCTGGTGAAATTGTAGCGGCACTTGGCAAGGCTCGCGGTCTGGCAGGCTTTGTGATTGATGGAGCCGTGCGTGATGCCGAAGCCCTGCGGCAGACGGATTTTCCCGTCTACGCGCGGGCGGTGTCGCCCAACGGGCCATACAAGGACGCCTGCGGCGAAATCAACATACCTGTCAGCATGGGCAACGTGGTTATTCAGCCCGGTGATCTGATCGTGGCGGATGCGGACGGCATTGTGTCCATCCGTCGGCAGGAGGCAGCTTCTGTGGCGGAACAGGCCCGCAAAATTACGGAAGCTGGTTTAAAAAAGCTGCAATCAATTGAAAAACACGGTTCAATGGACATGACATGGCTTTATGACAAACTCGCCAAAAGCTGCTGCGATATCCACAGCTAGTACCTTTCATGGTGGGTAGTTGCGGGGGAGGGGTAGTCTTGCAAAAGACCCTCCGCGCGCCCACCTCCGCATCAGGCGCGAACCATAGTAACGCAAAACGCCCGCATCTGCGGGCGTTTTTATATATGTCAGAAAAAATTATCCGTGCAATATCAGTCGATGGGGTGCCCGGCAGCGCGGTATTCGTTCAGCTTGTTGCGCAGCGTGCGCACTGAAATACCCAGTAGATCGGCGGCCTGCGTACGGTTGCCGGAGGTTACCTCCAGCCCCTTGAGAATCATAATGCGCTCCATCTCGTGCAAGGGGATCACAGCGCCCTGCATGCGGTTCTCTCCAGCCGGTACGCCCGGTGCCGGGGCATATTCACCCGAGCGTGGTGCGTCAACATCCTGAACAGCCGCAGAAGCGGCCAATGCGTTGGCATGGGCTTCTTCCACCAGAGCAGCCGACTGGGGAGCTTCTTCTTCAAACAGCGGCCAGTCTTCATTTTCAAGCAGAAAATGGCAAGGCTCAACAGGCCGGCCATTAGCCAGCAGCACTGCGCGTTCCATCAGATTTTGCAGTTCGCGCACATTGCCGGGAAAATCATACTGCTGCAACCAGGCAATTGCGCTTTCAGAAAGGGGGGCGGCAGGCAACTGGTATTCACGCGTATACATGCCGATGAAAAATCTGGCCAGTTCCAGCACGTCATCCCCGCGCTCGCGCAACGAAGGCAGCCGCAGAGGAATAACGTTCAGCCGAAAATACAAGTCCTGACGGAACTTGCCCTCTTTTACCCAGCCTTCAAGATCACGGTTGGTAGTGGCAAGCACGCGCACATCAACCTTGATGGTCTCGGTGCCGCCCACGCGGTCGATCTCGCCCTCCTGAAGCACACGGAGGAGCTTTGCCTGCAGGGCCAGATCCATTTCAGAAATTTCATCAAGCAGGAGGGTGCCGCCATCGGCAAGTTCAAACTTGCCAGGCTTGCGGGCAATGGCGCCAGTGAACGCACCTTTCTCGTGCCCAAAAAGCTCGCTCTCAAGCAGGTGTTCCGGCAGGGCGGCGCAGTTCACGGCCACAAAGGGCTGCTCCGCGCGCTTGCTCATGGCATGCAGGTAGCGGGCAAACATTTCCTTACCAGTCCCCGATTCACCGGTAATCAGCACTGTAGCGCGCGATCCGGCAACCTGGCGGGCCAGTTGCAGCACACGGGCAATGGCCGGATGCTCACCCACAATACGCGGGCCGGAACCTTCGTGACGGGTTTTGTGTCCGCCAAGGGTGGACACAGCCGGAACCGGGGCAGCCTTGCGCTTCTGGCCTGCCACAGCGGCCACACGGTCCACATCCAGCGGCTCAAGCCAGTAGTCCCGCGCGCCCAGGCCCATGAGCCTCTCGGCCTCTTCAGGGCTGCCTTTGTCCGTAATAATTATGACCGGGGGAAAATTGGGGTCTTCCGCGCCAACTGCAAGCAGATCTTCCACACGAAAACCCGGCAACGCGGGGCGTGAAAAAATCACGTCCGGCCCGGATTTTTTTATAAAAACGGAAGCGCCCTTGAGATTTTCTGCAATGCCAAGCTCATAGCCCGCATTTCGCAACGCTGGAAAGACGGCAGTGACTGCCTGAGCGGGGGTAAGAAAAAGAAGACGGCGCGATGACATGAGAATTTTTGTATCGTTTCGCGCTTCACAATGCAACCGCCAAGGCCCAAAACAGACCATGTTCGGTTACTTGCAGCAAAAAAGGAGGAAAACAGTGTAACTTTCAGCCAGATTTGGCAGTTGCTTGGGCAAAGGCCTGCCTTGAAATATCAGCATGGAAGTGGTCAATATGTTATATTTTTTATATAATATATTGAATAATTAACAAAAAATTCGCATCTTCGTGACAAACGACACTCAGGCCCAACTGCTGGCAATAACGCCAATCCCCACCATGTTGGAGGCGGCGAGCCGCCACTGGGTCTGCATGAAGGATTTGGCGCTTTCTTCCGCAAGCAGGGCTTCCGCAGCCGCCGTGGAATCGTTGATAATGGAGGGGTAGTACGTAATGGAGTCCGGATTGCCGGGAGAACCCGGCAGCACGATAACAGAAAGCCCGGATGCTGGGTCGTAGTATGTCATAAAGCCCCCCTGGGCGGAAAGTCCGCCTCAATGCCGCACATCCGTCTGCGAGATGTGGCGTGCCTGTCGGAAAAAACTTTACGAGCTTAACATAAACTAGTTTCTATGTTTCTTTTTGCGCTTTTCTGTCTTGTGTTCCGGCTCAGATGATTTTTCAGGCTGCGGCAGATCCACCTTGTCGACCACAATGCTGTCCACAGTATATTCGGGAAAAGTTTTTTCTCCCTTAAGCGCTGCCAGTTCCACAGCCATAACTTTTTCAAAGGCGCTCATGGCGCTCTTGCTGACCGGTTCGCCTCTGGGGTTAATGGCCTTGGCGGGATTTACGAATTTACCATTCTGCCGCAGCCTGAAATCAAGATGCGGCCCAGTGGCAAGGCCCGTCATGCCCACAAAACCAATAACCTGGCCCTGACGCACCTTCTGCCCGCTTTGCAGGCCCCGGGCATAGCCGGACAAATGCGCGTACAAAGACTCCAACCCACCGCCATGACGCACAATAACCTGGTTACCATAGCCGCCAGCCCAGCCACGTTGCGTAACAACACCTTCACCCACAGCCTTGACTGGCGTACCCGTGGGAGCGGCATAGTCCACACCTTCATGTGGTCTGCTATATCCCAATATGGGATGGAGCCGGTTTTTTGTAAAGCGCGAGGTCACGCGCGTGAATGCCAGGGGAGCCTGCAGCAGTGATTTGCGAACGTTTTCGCCCTTGCTGTTATAATAGCTGGCGGCCTTGTTTCCTTCGCGGAACAGGTAGGCCTCAAAGGTTTTACCCTTGTTGGTGAAATGCGCGGCCAGAATACGCCCATA
Encoded here:
- a CDS encoding sigma-54-dependent transcriptional regulator, yielding MSSRRLLFLTPAQAVTAVFPALRNAGYELGIAENLKGASVFIKKSGPDVIFSRPALPGFRVEDLLAVGAEDPNFPPVIIITDKGSPEEAERLMGLGARDYWLEPLDVDRVAAVAGQKRKAAPVPAVSTLGGHKTRHEGSGPRIVGEHPAIARVLQLARQVAGSRATVLITGESGTGKEMFARYLHAMSKRAEQPFVAVNCAALPEHLLESELFGHEKGAFTGAIARKPGKFELADGGTLLLDEISEMDLALQAKLLRVLQEGEIDRVGGTETIKVDVRVLATTNRDLEGWVKEGKFRQDLYFRLNVIPLRLPSLRERGDDVLELARFFIGMYTREYQLPAAPLSESAIAWLQQYDFPGNVRELQNLMERAVLLANGRPVEPCHFLLENEDWPLFEEEAPQSAALVEEAHANALAASAAVQDVDAPRSGEYAPAPGVPAGENRMQGAVIPLHEMERIMILKGLEVTSGNRTQAADLLGISVRTLRNKLNEYRAAGHPID
- a CDS encoding RraA family protein — protein: MRYAINCQIDRLSSEIVRQYADLAVADICDALGRNAALPSALKPFNNNRILGTAYTVNLPASENLLLYYAVDNARPGDVLVISCAGYTERAVAGEIVAALGKARGLAGFVIDGAVRDAEALRQTDFPVYARAVSPNGPYKDACGEINIPVSMGNVVIQPGDLIVADADGIVSIRRQEAASVAEQARKITEAGLKKLQSIEKHGSMDMTWLYDKLAKSCCDIHS